The Gillisia sp. Hel_I_86 genome has a segment encoding these proteins:
- a CDS encoding multicopper oxidase family protein, producing MEKDKIDRRNFIKLGSLGATIVIAWPLLNSCNGLASEKENTVDPDFQADLDLDLIAKEANVQLFKGNTTKVWMFEGKVLTGDGTAVQKLGESYLGPVIRVKKGQKIRIRFKNQLPEESIVHWHGMHVSEKDDGHPKDVIGNGDTYVYEFEIMNRAGTYWFHPHPHGRTGPQVYNGLAGLFIVTDDEEKRLKLPSGEYDVPVVLQDRQFDGNNQLVYLNRGRMDRMNGFLGNRILVNGNPDGELSLQSGCVYRLRILNGSNSRFYKLAWEDGTPLVIIGKDGSLLDSPKSKPYIMLGVAERIDVWLDLRNKPQGSQMIMKSLSFSPGMMGMMGGMMGRGRNNLPLGSEYEILKISIDKAGSNNFELPQKLAVFNKLDPATAVNRNTPRTFRFFMRRMQWTINGRTWEMTGVTEEETVKLDTTEIWEIVNSGGGMMGNGNMMGERGRMRDRGEMEGDRGMMGGGMQMPHPFHIHHLQFNILERDVSKVDSRIWNSVKDGFIDEGWQDTVLLMPDMSVKLIMRFEDFKGLFLYHCHNLEHEDMGMMRNFKIE from the coding sequence CAAAGAGGCGAATGTCCAATTGTTCAAAGGAAATACCACCAAGGTTTGGATGTTTGAAGGAAAGGTTCTGACCGGTGATGGAACCGCAGTCCAAAAATTGGGCGAGAGCTATTTAGGGCCTGTAATTCGCGTAAAGAAAGGGCAGAAAATAAGAATCCGTTTCAAAAATCAATTACCCGAGGAAAGTATCGTGCATTGGCACGGTATGCACGTTTCAGAAAAGGATGATGGCCATCCTAAAGATGTGATAGGAAACGGTGACACCTATGTGTATGAATTTGAAATAATGAACCGTGCCGGCACCTATTGGTTCCACCCACACCCGCACGGACGGACCGGGCCACAGGTTTATAACGGCCTAGCAGGGCTTTTTATAGTTACGGACGATGAGGAAAAAAGGCTGAAATTGCCATCAGGCGAATATGATGTTCCCGTTGTACTGCAAGATCGCCAGTTTGATGGTAATAATCAGTTGGTATATCTAAACCGTGGACGTATGGACAGGATGAACGGCTTTTTGGGCAACCGTATCCTTGTCAATGGAAATCCGGATGGGGAACTTTCCCTTCAAAGCGGATGCGTCTATCGATTGCGTATTCTCAACGGTTCCAATTCGCGCTTTTATAAGTTGGCCTGGGAAGACGGCACTCCCCTTGTTATTATAGGCAAGGATGGGAGTTTACTGGATAGCCCTAAATCTAAACCCTATATAATGTTGGGCGTTGCGGAAAGAATCGATGTCTGGCTCGATTTAAGGAACAAACCTCAAGGCTCCCAAATGATTATGAAAAGTTTGTCGTTCTCTCCCGGGATGATGGGGATGATGGGTGGAATGATGGGCAGGGGTCGAAATAACCTTCCCCTGGGCAGTGAGTATGAAATATTGAAAATTTCCATCGATAAAGCAGGGAGCAACAACTTTGAGCTCCCACAAAAACTGGCAGTATTCAATAAACTTGATCCTGCCACTGCCGTTAATAGAAACACCCCAAGGACGTTCCGCTTCTTTATGAGGCGAATGCAATGGACAATCAACGGACGAACTTGGGAAATGACGGGGGTTACCGAAGAAGAAACGGTAAAATTAGATACAACTGAAATTTGGGAAATCGTAAATAGTGGTGGTGGAATGATGGGCAATGGCAATATGATGGGAGAAAGAGGTCGAATGCGAGACCGTGGAGAAATGGAAGGAGACAGAGGAATGATGGGCGGGGGAATGCAAATGCCGCACCCTTTTCATATTCATCATTTACAATTTAATATTCTTGAAAGGGACGTTTCTAAAGTGGACAGCAGGATTTGGAATTCGGTTAAGGATGGATTTATAGATGAGGGTTGGCAAGACACGGTTCTGTTAATGCCAGATATGAGTGTTAAACTAATTATGCGCTTTGAAGACTTTAAAGGGCTCTTTTTATACCACTGCCATAATCTGGAACACGAAGATATGGGAATGATGCGCAACTTTAAAATTGAATAA
- a CDS encoding Fur family transcriptional regulator — translation MTTTEKILFTKGIRPTVMRLKIYKYLKRKTYAASLNEMLKVFIKKSESNKTANKTTFYRTMKLFEEKNIVHQIDDGTAVVKYALSDENISDLHMHFHCTNCGETICLPNKISEESLPDDYEVSDVNVVLKGICEKCRGK, via the coding sequence ATGACAACAACGGAAAAAATATTATTTACCAAAGGGATACGCCCTACTGTAATGCGGTTGAAAATTTACAAATACCTCAAGAGAAAGACCTATGCAGCCAGTTTAAACGAAATGCTAAAAGTCTTTATCAAAAAAAGTGAAAGTAACAAAACAGCAAATAAAACCACGTTTTATAGAACGATGAAGTTGTTTGAGGAAAAAAACATAGTCCATCAGATTGATGATGGAACAGCCGTTGTGAAATATGCACTTTCTGATGAAAACATCTCAGATTTACATATGCATTTTCATTGTACCAATTGTGGAGAAACAATCTGTCTACCGAATAAAATATCGGAAGAAAGCTTGCCAGACGATTATGAAGTGAGCGATGTGAACGTGGTATTGAAAGGAATATGTGAAAAATGCAGGGGAAAATAA
- the lpdA gene encoding dihydrolipoyl dehydrogenase, translating to MEKFDVTIIGSGPGGYVGAIRCAQLGLKVAIIERYSTLGGTCLNVGCIPSKAWLEASEHYYKLKHQFEKFGINVKEANVDIIKMNQRVQDVVQEIINGVDYLMKKNKVTVYEGHGTIKDKNTIEIKGEDKTETIATGKIIIATGSKPASLPNIKIDKKRIISSTEALALREIPKHLMVVGGGVIGVEIGSVFARLGSKVSIVEYFDSLIATMDGALGHQLHSSLRKQGIEFYLQHKVTDATAADNKVELKAENLSNKKEMSLDGDYCLMAIGRKPYTANLGLENIGVETNEKGQITVDENLETNVKGVYAIGDVIRGAMLAHKASEEGVFVAETIVGQKPHINYSLIPNIVYTQPEVAGVGLTEEELKKANRSIKTGSFPFKANARAKISMDTDGFIKVIADKRTDEILGVHMIGPRIADSYTEAVVAMEFRASAEDIARMSHGHPTFSETFKEACLAATEGRALHI from the coding sequence ATGGAAAAATTTGATGTAACTATTATAGGATCTGGCCCGGGCGGTTATGTAGGTGCAATCCGTTGTGCCCAATTAGGTTTAAAAGTGGCCATTATTGAAAGGTATAGCACCCTGGGCGGAACCTGTCTTAATGTGGGCTGTATTCCGTCAAAAGCCTGGCTGGAAGCCTCTGAGCATTATTACAAACTCAAGCATCAATTCGAAAAATTTGGGATCAACGTAAAAGAGGCCAATGTCGATATCATAAAAATGAACCAAAGGGTTCAGGACGTGGTACAGGAAATCATTAATGGAGTTGACTATCTGATGAAAAAGAACAAAGTTACCGTTTATGAAGGCCATGGTACCATCAAGGATAAAAATACAATAGAAATTAAGGGCGAAGATAAAACGGAAACCATAGCAACCGGTAAAATCATTATTGCCACCGGATCCAAACCCGCTTCGCTACCTAATATCAAAATCGACAAAAAGAGGATTATCTCTTCTACCGAAGCCCTTGCCCTACGGGAAATCCCCAAGCATTTAATGGTCGTTGGTGGTGGCGTTATCGGTGTTGAGATAGGTTCCGTATTCGCCCGCTTGGGTTCAAAGGTTTCTATAGTAGAATATTTTGATAGCCTCATCGCCACTATGGATGGCGCATTGGGACATCAATTGCACAGTTCCCTAAGAAAACAGGGAATTGAGTTTTATCTACAGCATAAGGTGACGGATGCAACGGCAGCGGATAACAAAGTGGAGTTGAAAGCAGAAAACCTTTCCAATAAAAAAGAAATGAGTTTAGATGGCGATTACTGCCTTATGGCCATTGGCCGAAAACCGTACACCGCAAATTTAGGACTTGAAAATATAGGAGTGGAAACCAATGAAAAAGGACAGATAACGGTGGATGAGAACCTCGAAACCAACGTCAAGGGAGTGTATGCCATAGGAGATGTAATCCGCGGGGCAATGCTTGCCCATAAAGCCAGTGAAGAAGGTGTTTTTGTAGCCGAAACGATTGTTGGCCAAAAGCCCCACATTAATTATTCGCTCATCCCAAATATCGTGTACACCCAGCCCGAGGTCGCCGGCGTAGGCTTGACGGAAGAAGAATTGAAAAAGGCCAATAGAAGTATAAAAACAGGCTCTTTCCCATTTAAGGCTAATGCAAGGGCAAAAATAAGTATGGATACCGATGGTTTTATCAAGGTAATCGCAGATAAGCGGACCGATGAGATATTGGGGGTGCATATGATAGGGCCTCGCATCGCAGATAGTTATACCGAAGCGGTGGTAGCGATGGAATTTAGGGCATCTGCCGAAGATATTGCAAGAATGTCACACGGGCATCCCACTTTTTCCGAGACCTTTAAGGAGGCCTGTCTGGCCGCTACCGAAGGCAGGGCATTGCATATCTAA